The DNA region GAAGACATGGAACGAGGGGAAGTACGAGGCATTTTTGGACGAGCTCTGCGGCTATAGGGAATACCAAAAAGAGGCCATCCGCGCGACGTTACGCTTCCTACTTGGCGGCAAATACACCAACCTTCGAGAACTTGCGAAGGAGAATTTCGACGACAACGCGGAGCTGCAGGAGCGCTATGGATCTTGGGCGGGCATGGAGAAGCAGCTTCAGTTGCCTGAACAGTTAGCCTGCTCTGTCGATCAGGCGACGGGGACTGGAAAGAGCTATGTCCTCTATGGGCTAGCGATGATCTTACTAGCCGAAGGAACGGCCGATCGCGTACTCGTGCTCTGCCCATCGAACACGATCGAGGACGGCCTTCTGAAGAAGTTTAGGGAGAAGGCTGGCAACAGCGATCTTCGAGATGCCCTCCCCGACGGCGCGCGATTCGGGACGCCCAAGATTATCAACGCATCGGAAAGCATCGTGGATGGCTCAATCTGCGTAGAGAACTACCATGCCATTCTGGAGAATACCAAGTCCTCCATACGCGAAAGTTTGAAGGGCAAGGGCGCCCGGGTAGCCGTGATCAACGACGAGGCACATCACGTCGTCAATGAGTCCGGGACGACCTCCAAACGATGGAAGGAGTTCCTCGAAGATCCCGACTATGGGTTCAGGATGGTAGTGGGCGTTTCTGGAACATGCTACGTGGGAGACGATTATTTTGCCGACGTGGTTCATCGCTACTCGCTGAGGCAGGCCATCGAGGAGAAGTTCGTCAAGAGGGTGGAGTATGTGGACGAACTCCCGCCCGCCGCCGAAAAACCGGAGGAGAAGTGGCAACTGATTTACAACCGACACGAGGACTGGAAGAAGAAACTCAAGGCTAGGGGCATTCGGCCGCTGACGATCGTCGTCACGAAAGGAATCGCCGATGCCGAGCGGGTCGCGGAGGAATTGCAGGGCTTCCTCGAAGAGTGGGAGAGTCTCAAGTCTGACCAGGCGGCGGCAAAGGTCCTGTGCGTGACCTCGGCGGCGAAGCATCAGCCCAATGTTGCCAGGCTGCGGGTGGTGGACAGTCCCGCGAGCAAGGTGGAGTGGATCATATCGGTCTCAATGCTCAGCGAAGGCTGGGATGTAAAGAATGTGTTCCAAATCGTTCCGCACGAAGAGCGCGCCTTTAACAGCAAGCTGCTCGTTGCTCAGGTGCTTGGTCGCGGCTTGCGTCGGCCAGATGGCTGGAAGGGTGAGGACCCAGTTGTGACGGTATTCAACCACGATTCGTGGTCAAATCGGATCAAGCATCTGGTGAATGAGATTCTGGAGATCGAGCGGCGGCTGACATCTACGGTCAGTGCGGCATCGCCTCACAATTTCGACCTACACAATCTCGACTACACTCGTGAAGAGGATGCTACGACTTATGCCAAAAAGGGGGAATATAGGCTGTTCGAGGGTGGCTATGTTGATTTGCCCACGCAAGTGGAAACGGAGGATGTCACAGTTGGGTTCGAGCGCGCCGTTTCGGAAGAGCACGTGACCTTCAAGACGACGATTCGTCACAAAACGTGGACGGTCGAGGAAGTCGCTGAGCAGATGTATCAGCGGCTCAAGTCGATTGATGACGAATCGAAGGATGCCGATGACCCGAAGGATCGAACTAGCTATGCGAAGAGGTTCCCACGGGCCGTGTGCGAGGAGGTCGTTACGGCTTCGCTCAGGCACGCGAACGTCAGGACAGGCAAGATCACCGATGACAACAGGCAGAAGTTTCTGCAGGCGCTGGGCACACTACGGCGTAAGGCGGCGAAGCGGGTCGTTTACAAGCTGTCGCCCAATGCGCTGCTGTATGAGAACACCTCCACACGAC from Candidatus Polarisedimenticolia bacterium includes:
- a CDS encoding DEAD/DEAH box helicase family protein, translated to MGSKGDKRTFQNEDLLLKVTDNIDPKTWNEGKYEAFLDELCGYREYQKEAIRATLRFLLGGKYTNLRELAKENFDDNAELQERYGSWAGMEKQLQLPEQLACSVDQATGTGKSYVLYGLAMILLAEGTADRVLVLCPSNTIEDGLLKKFREKAGNSDLRDALPDGARFGTPKIINASESIVDGSICVENYHAILENTKSSIRESLKGKGARVAVINDEAHHVVNESGTTSKRWKEFLEDPDYGFRMVVGVSGTCYVGDDYFADVVHRYSLRQAIEEKFVKRVEYVDELPPAAEKPEEKWQLIYNRHEDWKKKLKARGIRPLTIVVTKGIADAERVAEELQGFLEEWESLKSDQAAAKVLCVTSAAKHQPNVARLRVVDSPASKVEWIISVSMLSEGWDVKNVFQIVPHEERAFNSKLLVAQVLGRGLRRPDGWKGEDPVVTVFNHDSWSNRIKHLVNEILEIERRLTSTVSAASPHNFDLHNLDYTREEDATTYAKKGEYRLFEGGYVDLPTQVETEDVTVGFERAVSEEHVTFKTTIRHKTWTVEEVAEQMYQRLKSIDDESKDADDPKDRTSYAKRFPRAVCEEVVTASLRHANVRTGKITDDNRQKFLQALGTLRRKAAKRVVYKLSPNALLYENTSTRQAESCSAAELRRGSKTVFYPPGCASTLVDEQKEFFREVEDPDGDFRGGREEVSNTADFKTPLNLAIADATPERKFIRLLVSRDNAHTFNAWLKNTPVGFYVIEYAWKKGNKPKRGEFAPDFFIKQDDRIFVVEIKGDEEIADPSADNVKKHEYATDHFKRLNQWLEKVKISTRYQFNMISPRSFNVFFQKLRSRDAVGFRSDLDVSMTKAAS